Part of the Verrucomicrobiota bacterium genome, ACCACTGAAAAACGGGAACAGAAACAGGAATTTTCTTTCGAAATTCAACGCCTATCAGGAATGTTACGTTCGGCCCCTGGAGAAGTTGATCGCGAATGCAGACGCTCTAATCATCCCGATCGATGTTGGCTGGATTCTCTCCGGTGGACCTTCCGTTCTTAGAGACCAACACGCGCTCCTCTCTTCTCTCGGCGAGCTTCTGGCTCGCCTTGATTCGATATGGGCAAGACTAGCCTCCTTCCTCGGACGCTCATTCACTCCAGTAGATGATTCCAAATTCCCGGGAAGGCTCAGCAGTATCGTACTCGTCGCCACGAAAATCGACCTGTTCCGACCAGAAGACCGGTCCCGTCTCGAAGATCTAGTGCGAGCACTCGGCGAACCAGTCATTCGAGGGGCCGGATTTCACGGAATCCAAGTTCTTTACACGGCTTGCTCGGCGGTCCGCTCGACAACAGACAGTCCTTCGGCAGACGGATCACTGAATGGTTTCCGAGAAGGAAAACCCGTTTCTGTCACTCCTCCGAAAATTCCCGAACGGTGGCCGGACCAGTGGGACCCCAAGGATTTCCGCTTCCCTCGCCTAGACCCAAGAATTGCCCGAAACGGCCTTTACCCTCCGGCCCACATCCATCTGGATCGGGTGGTTAGATCGATTATTGAGGCCTAGGCCAGCGCCCAAGGCCTCAGATAAAACGCCAAGACGAAAACAAAAAAAAGCCCAGCCTCCTAGATGGCTGGGCTCCGAGTTAGGTAAGTGAATAGACCCCCTAGGAAGCGACCCGCCGGCGACGCGTTAGAACGAGAACACCCGCTCCGATTGCCGCGAAGAAGGAGAAGACTGAAGGCTCTGGAACGGCTGTCGGAGAAAAAGTATCACCCGAGTTCAACTCAAGGGCCAAAATCGTTGTGCTGGTTCCGGACATTGTCCACTGAATATCATATTCTGTGATAGGGTCGGTATAGCTGGCGAGATCCCACATGAATGAAAACTCTTTGATCTCCGAATCTCCGAAACCTGTGTCCTCCACACCTAAGGTTCTTTCAAAGAAGTAGTCCGTGTTGTTTGCGAAAACATCCCCGCCGTTAAGAGTCAAGATAGGTAAGCCATCGATCCATCCATCGCTACCTTGACCGATCCGGACTTGGAAAATGATCGTTTCAATGTCAGGAATTAAGTTCGTGTCAAAAACGTTGTGCGTTGCTGGAATGTGAGGACCGATAAAACTAAAAGGTGCTCCGTATATCGAAATCGTAGCCGGGTAACCGTTCCCAGAGATCTTCCCGAAGGCCGCATCACCCGTTGGGTCATCGTCGTCACTTTCTGCCGTGCCAAACGTCAAGACCGACTCAATTGCTTCGGGCCAAGGCGTGTCTCCAGGAAATGATCCAAATCCGTCACCAGCACCAGCGTTAACAGAGGCAATCTGTGGATTGCTGATGGTGAGGTTGTCCCACTCGTCGTAATCAGTGACGCCTGTCAAGGATACGTCAATAAATCCGTTAGCGACCACCGGGATCAGAGCCAGTACCAAAATGCAGTTGGTATCCTTTAAACGAACTTTCATGTCTCTTCTGTTTTTCGATATTTATGTTGATTCTGTCTAAAGCTCTTGAGACTCAATCCCAACTGTTGAGATCGTCAAGCTTAATGAGGAGGTTTTCCAAGCTTTTTTCTTAACGCCTTACAGGAAAGGTACTGCTGCTGGTCGGATTCAATCCTCCACGTCTGAAAATCACTATTCTGATCCTTTCCACCTGATCTCTGGCCAAGTTAGGGAGTTTATCCTATGAGAGCTAATCGTCTCGATTCCAGCTGCTAAAGTTAGGATCATCGTAGATAGAAGCCTGATTCGACCACCTCCTCATATCCCGGATTTCCTCCTCGCTTAGAAACGCGGTGCTTCCGTCAAGATGAGAAACTACCGCTTCACCGCCGAACTCGAGAGATAAATGACCCATACTCGCTGGAATTTCAGGATCATATGAACCCCAAGCAACAGTCCCAGGAGATTGTGGGGGAGTGACTCTAAAAAATCCTACTGGTTCGTCAAAAAAAGGGGTAGATCCTCCGATAGATGCTGCAAAGACGATCAGATTGGACGGGTTGTGTGCATCCTCCGGCCGCAGGACCCAGAAGTTGCGGGGAAGAGCTGGATCCCTTACGAATCGCCCGCTAGGTGAATACCCTGGATCAGAGCGCCGACCATCCTGGTGCCCACCGACAAAAGTAGAATTGATCCCAAACGACGGATTCAGACTCACAGCGTACGGGCTCTCCTTTGCAAATTCATCGTAAAACCTTAGGTGATCAGAGACAAAAAGGCCCCTCACCCCTCCATCCATATATTCTGCAAGCCTCCATGGGTACCGTTTCGCCTCTTCACTTGCGGGATGAAGCCTGCGTCCACCAGGGACGATAAGGATCTCGCCTACGTTCGCGTAGCCCGGAAGAAACTGGCCGTTATTTTCAAGGGGCGTCAGAAGATATGCTTGGATGAGTGATCGAGCTCCGGCTTTAACCTCAACTTTCTCTGCGCTACTTCTGGCTGAGCTTACTCCTGCGGCAATGATTCCGCTTAGCAAGCCGATGATTGCAATTCCGACCAAAAGCTCTATCAAAGTAAATCCTTCGCCACTGTGTTCTTTGTTTCGGCAAAACATCAGTTTTTTCCTCCAAAAAATTACTGTGTCCAAATGATCTCAATTCGTACAAAAACGGAGTCAGTGTCAGGATCCGGCGAGAGAATCTTGGCAGTGACCGTTTCCGTTCCGTCTCCATTGAACACTGGGTTTGGCTGTTCCTCAGTGTAATCGATTCCAGTCCCATCTCCGTTGTAGTTCCACGTGACCAAATCCGTTGATACCTGCACTCGATAGACGAGATCGGTTGCTCCCATCTGTCGCCGGAAAACGTAGAATACCTCACCTTCAGAATTAACCACTAATTTTGGAGTGATCCTGTCTGCGTCATACACCTCTGGAAACCCTCCGAAAGCATACTCCATTATATTGGGGAAAGGATCTCCATCGGGGTTGGCGTTCGCAGGAGATCGTTGGCTGTAAGGCGGGTTTGGTATCATAAACGCGGGCGTAATGGTGTCTGTCATCCACGCAAAATAAGTCTCAGGGGAAAAGACGCCCCTAACGGTTGGATCCTCATCGAGAATAACTGTCTCGAACTCGTTGTCTCCCGACAGGTCCCCCGTCCAACCCACAAATTTAAACTCGAAGCCTTCCACAGCGGTAACCTCAACAGTATCTCCAACTTGATATACTATGCGGGGTTCGCTTTCGCCCGCCTTGTTGTGGAGGACTTGGTAAAAGCCAGAAAATCCAGAATTCGCCGTGATATCAAAACGAACACCGTCAAGGTAGCTCGTCGGAGTCCCAAGCGTGTCCAACGACAGGTCCCAAAGACTGAGAGATGATGAAGCAGACTCAAAAATAACAAAAAAATCATAAATTGAAGTGCCAGAAAGGTCCCATTCCCAAGCGGTAAAAGTTTGGGCGAAGAGACCAGCACCCAACTGCAAAAAACCCGTTCCGGTGGGCGCTGGTGCCTCAATAAGTAGACCATCTGCACTTTCTCGATAGAGCAATGAAGCACTCTCGATGTCGGGCACGCTTCCTACAGATGAGGTTTGAAACAAAACTGAGGAAACGTCGAATTCTGGAGCCCCATAGGTTAGGAACGTCAGTGGTGAATTAAAATCATATATACCTCCTGACGAGGTGATTATAGCCCCTGGAGCTCCGATTTGGTAGAGCCGGGCGTCTAATTGAACAGTGCCTTCGACAGGAAACAAATTAACAGGATTCCCTTCATCGGACGGTGGAACATCTGAAGTGCCACCCGCCTCTGGAATCTCAAATTCTGTGTATGGATCTACAAATGAGCGAGTCCAAGCCGCATTTTCACTGACACCACCCTCAGGGATCACAGGTTCAACAATGATTCCATTCACGCTCAGACTCCCGGTGGTTAAAGTCCACAGAGTCCCTAGCTTAACACTAGCCTTTCTTAAATCCATTCTTTTGCCTTTCAACCAATCCCTCTGCTCCAAAATGTTGAGCCGCTCTTCGCTGCTTCAGCGACTCATCAGACGATGCATAATTCCTCTATTCAGGAATACAAAGGGGAATCAGTCTCAATATCAACAAAGACTGTCCGAAATTTTAAGGCTGCCCATCTAATCGGCCGATTTCCTCAATTCATTTCCTTGGCACCCAAGAGAACTAGTGAATTCCCCTAGTCGAATTCTTGGAAATCAATAGGCGTTAGCTAGACTGAAGGCAAAAGAAATAAGGGCTCTGAGCAGATTAACCTAGAGACAGGATTTTGAAGCCTGGTTGCTGTCCAACGCTCCTCCAACCTCTGTAACTAACATCATGAGAAATCCAGTCCTCTGGAAAATGCGCCGGATGATCACGAAGACGCCATCTTCAAGATCCAATCATACTCACTCTTCCGAACAGGAGTAATGGAGAGACGATTTCCGCGTTGAAGAATTCTCATTTCCTTGAGCGACTTGGTCTCACGCATTTCGGCGAGGGTGACCATACGTGAGAATTTTTCGACAAACTTTACGTCCACAAGAATCCAGCGGGGATTCTCCGGGTCGGATTTAGGATCGTAGTATTTTGCCTTTGAATCAAAAGCGGTTGGATCCGGGTAGGGACCAGATACAATCTCGGCCAACCCTACCACCCCTGGTTCCTTACAGTTTGAGTGGTAATAAAGAACCCGGTCGCCGATCTCCATCTCATCCCGCATAAAATTGCGGGCTTGGTAGTTGCGAATGCCATCCCACGGCTCGACGCCTCCTTTCGCATTTTTCAAATCATCGATGGAAAAATCATCCGGCTCCGATTTCATCAACCAATACTTCATAGGAAGAGGTAAAGCACTCTCCGCACGACAGAGCAACCTTCTCTCTTCAAGAGAAAGGGTAACCTCCAAACTGAGTTCGTCCCCAAAACGGTTTCTGGAGGGACATCGGCCCCGATGTCCGCATCTCCGGCCGGGCGCAAGAAAGACGCCGAGGCCGGCGTCCCTCCAACAACTACCTACGGACAACCCTTCGTCCTACGTTCCACTCCTCAAAATCTCCTCATACCCTTTGCGAAAGCCGGGAAAGGATGGCTTCCAAGAGCTCTCTGCAAGTGCTTTGTCAATCCGCACGCGCCGGTTTGGTGGACCCCCCGCCCGATTCACCGTCATTCTTCGACCCCCTACTGCGTTCGGATCAAAAACCGGCGGCGGCAGTCCCAAGGTCTCGGCGATCCATGAGGCCACTTCTTCTTTGGTTGATGGGTTTCCGTCGGATATGTTGAACGCCTTTCCACAAACTCCCTCGTCACTCGCAAACCGCACTACCGCAGAAACGATGTCATCGAGATAGATCAGGTTGAGGTAGTAGTCACCCCGTCCCGGCAAAACCGTCGCACCACTCCGTAAGCTATCCAACAGGTAATGGCGTGTAGGTCCATAGATCCCGGCAAGACGCAGTACCACGCTGCGATCCGCAAGCGCTGAATCGCCGAGAAGCACCTCCTCCGAGTCGAGAAGGATTTGCCCTGATTCCGGCAGATCGCCCCCTGCGTCTTCCTCCCGCACCTCCCGCCCGTCCGAAAACGGATAGACAGTCGTTGAGCTCGTGTAAAGGATGCGACCCGGTTGCGCAGAACGCGCCCACTTCGCCAAAGACTCATTCCCACCGATATACGACTTTCGATAGCCCTCGATTCCACCGCCCGCCGAGCTCACGCAATTCAGAGCGATCTCTGGCTCTCTGGGGACCTTTGTGTGCCACAAATCTGAATCTACCTCCGCGACCACGCCAACAAAGTTAGGGTTTTCGATCGATGCGAGGATCTCCTTGTTTCGAGAAACCCCGAATACCCGCCGG contains:
- a CDS encoding YcjX family protein, whose product is MPPFFKKVSRYRRIVAVGPRHSGKSVLLASLLDHLRKDPARFLRTTDEWIRHQVVPYPGDFPALPLDRILKEASEAALWPEVTVKPAALRFSAQNRKAWKRDLVLDFIDFPGENLADFLGQGDFQAWSDRVTDLFPDPLDPPSVEGMAQLRKAESENASPESLAEIYAKVVVEATRRGRYLTTPASLCSRVFETSSTSENEDFAPLKNGNRNRNFLSKFNAYQECYVRPLEKLIANADALIIPIDVGWILSGGPSVLRDQHALLSSLGELLARLDSIWARLASFLGRSFTPVDDSKFPGRLSSIVLVATKIDLFRPEDRSRLEDLVRALGEPVIRGAGFHGIQVLYTACSAVRSTTDSPSADGSLNGFREGKPVSVTPPKIPERWPDQWDPKDFRFPRLDPRIARNGLYPPAHIHLDRVVRSIIEA
- a CDS encoding type II secretion system protein: MFCRNKEHSGEGFTLIELLVGIAIIGLLSGIIAAGVSSARSSAEKVEVKAGARSLIQAYLLTPLENNGQFLPGYANVGEILIVPGGRRLHPASEEAKRYPWRLAEYMDGGVRGLFVSDHLRFYDEFAKESPYAVSLNPSFGINSTFVGGHQDGRRSDPGYSPSGRFVRDPALPRNFWVLRPEDAHNPSNLIVFAASIGGSTPFFDEPVGFFRVTPPQSPGTVAWGSYDPEIPASMGHLSLEFGGEAVVSHLDGSTAFLSEEEIRDMRRWSNQASIYDDPNFSSWNRDD
- a CDS encoding EVE domain-containing protein, with product MKYWLMKSEPDDFSIDDLKNAKGGVEPWDGIRNYQARNFMRDEMEIGDRVLYYHSNCKEPGVVGLAEIVSGPYPDPTAFDSKAKYYDPKSDPENPRWILVDVKFVEKFSRMVTLAEMRETKSLKEMRILQRGNRLSITPVRKSEYDWILKMASS
- a CDS encoding NAD-dependent epimerase/dehydratase family protein, producing MAVDQKGGDGVILGCGYVGCAVARQWLTEGRRVFGVSRNKEILASIENPNFVGVVAEVDSDLWHTKVPREPEIALNCVSSAGGGIEGYRKSYIGGNESLAKWARSAQPGRILYTSSTTVYPFSDGREVREEDAGGDLPESGQILLDSEEVLLGDSALADRSVVLRLAGIYGPTRHYLLDSLRSGATVLPGRGDYYLNLIYLDDIVSAVVRFASDEGVCGKAFNISDGNPSTKEEVASWIAETLGLPPPVFDPNAVGGRRMTVNRAGGPPNRRVRIDKALAESSWKPSFPGFRKGYEEILRSGT